Below is a window of Malania oleifera isolate guangnan ecotype guangnan chromosome 1, ASM2987363v1, whole genome shotgun sequence DNA.
ATAATTCAGTGATTGCACCATTTCTGTGTGCTATATAAGTTTAGGCCCACATGGGTACTGCCATGTGCTTTGTGTCAatggaacagcaaacagcaaaaaatttctttccttatttcagcaCACAATTATCTccttatttatcatatatttagtttacatgtatagggcttgacagattatagtttacatgtataggccTAGAATCATGttagaacttatttactttccatgtatagcattcttatagagtctatatataatatacaaaactcaaggccaaaccattcgaCCATTCACACAATGCTTTGACATCGTATCAGAGCCTGCTGACAGCTAATTTTTTTCCTcctcgaattttttttttttttttggtcttctCAGTTTCGGAGGTGTCTCTCATTTCTATGGCTGTTGTGGGTCTATTCTCTTCTAGAATTTTTTTGGTTCTCTGTTTTTCTGTATTTCCGTGGCTGAGTGGCAGTcggaacagctttctgttgctgttccggtgcttctctgtccttgtgattctcggcacaacAGGTTTCTTGGTTTGCGATTTATTTTTAGTGCAGGCAGGTCGATCAGAACGGCTTTCTGGTGCTgtttcttggttcaagatttattttttagtgcaagAAGGTTGATCTTGGttctttctgttgctgtttctagtgcttctctgtccttgtgattctcggcgcAGCAGGTTTCTtagttcaagatttatttttaagTGCAGGCAAGTTGATCTTGGTTTTCTTTGAACCtgtgttgatttatttttgggcttctcgattttctgATAGAGTTTTTGTTTCGgcagtctttttttttttggggcttctcgattttctcttttctttagcatggactccgcacCTGTGTGTGCCAAGTTCATGGGCAACAATAATTCTACAtgggcttttcaatttgaacttttcctgaagagaaaagatctttggggtcatattgatggcacggattgtgcacccaatcctgataaatccaaggattcagcggcttgtccttcatgggttgTGCTTGATGCCAAAGATAAAGCaacttgtccttcatgggctgtgcttgatgctcggattatgtcttggcttcttggctcaGTTGAGCCATATATTGTTCCCAACTTGCAACCTTATCGcaccgctcaatccatgtggacttatttaaaaacagtGCCCGTCGTTTTCAATTAGAGCACGcaattgccatgtttcaacatgacaatcaatccatccaagactattattcagCGTTTCTGACTCTTTGGAACGAATATTCTGATCTGATTACCGCGGATCTTCCTATTGcctctcttcccattattcaGCGTCTTCACGAAACTAGTCGTCGTGAtaagtttcttatgaaactcctcCCATAGTACGAATCTGTTCGCTCTTCTCTACTGAATCGCTCTCATGTTCcttctcttgatgtttgttttggtgagttacttcgtgaagaacaacggcttagtactcaagttactctagctcaatctcatggtagttcaggGTCCGTCCCTGTGGCTTATGTTGCTCAACGACGAGGACTGCCTACGCATTCTAGCAACTTGCAGTGtttttgctgcaaagaatttgGGCATATCGTTGCTAATTGTTTCAAGAAATactgctcttattgcaagaagggTCGCATTATCAAAGACTATCGTATCCGCCCACAAAATCGTCAGGCCCAGGCATTACAGGCTTCTGTTATTGTACCCCCCACAGTGACTTTTGCGGCCCCTAGCTCTTCTTCAAATGACTCCTCTGTTCCTGCACCTCCTATAGCGAATTACTGCACTCCCAAAATGATGCAACAgatgctaatttcggcattatcaacaatggggctccaaggtaacaattctactaaactctggtatgtggactcgggtgcctctaatcacatgacaAATAATACCACTACTACGTGTTATGTTCGGCCCTACGCTGGTCAATCTTCTATTCAGACTGCCAATGGCAATTCTTTGCCAATAGCTTCTATCGaagatgcctcttctaagttcgCTGATGTGTTTCTTGCTTCTCGGCTTTCCACAaatcttatttctgttggtcaattagttgataacaattgtgctaTTAATTTTTCTGGCGATGGTTATGTTGTGCAGGACCAAGTAATAGGAGAGCCGATcgcgaagggacctaaagtggggcgcttgtttGCACTACTTTTTCTTGTTCTAGCACTTTCTCCAGTTTCTTCTATCAAGTCTTTTGCTCataataatgtttcagatcttagtatggtgtgacATCGCCGTTTAGGTCATCTCAATAAtcagatcttatctcatgtattgaactttGGTTTACATGGTAGTAAAGAATGTTCTTTTTTATCTCTTGAGTGCActtcttgcaaacttggtaaaggcaaaactcttcccttccctttgcatactagtagagcttctcagtgcTTTGATCATATCCATAGtcatgtttggggaccttccccagttagttcacatgaaaaatttaaatactaaatgactttcattgatgatcatagcagatttacttAGATCTATTTTCTTCGCTCTAAATTTGAGGTTTTTCATACTTTCATTGAGTTTTTagcgtatgttgacaatcaattttctgcttctGTTAAGACATTACGCACAGATTCTGGTGGTGAATATTTGTCTACTGAATTTCgggcatttttggcttctaaagatattattcatcaacgttcatATCCCGCTACTCCTCAACAGAATGGAGTAGCCGAACGCAAAAATcatcatctcctagatgtggtacgtactctcttgttggaatcctctgttccatccttgttctaggttgaggctctgaaaactgctacttacttgattaatcgtttaccttctcaagtcctactcatggagtctccctatttccgcttatttgctaagcaacctagttacgataaccaccgtacctttggttgtgtatgttttgttcatttacctcctcatgagtGACGTAAATTATCTACTCAATCCATTcaatgtgcattcttgggatataatgtgtgtcaaaagggatttgtttgctatgatcctacattaaatcgtacacgcatttctaggaatgttattttctttaaaaatcaacatttctttcctatGTCCTCCATACCCTCCTCTTCTACtatgattctcccctcctttgaggagcagttctcAAATCCTCATCAAGTCAATTCTCATTTTAAACCAGGTATTATGTATACGCGATGCTCTCGCCCACATTCTCTTCCAATGGCTCATCTGATATCTAATCCTACCACGCTCCAAATTCAGTTAGTTGCAGCACCTTTAGAGCCTTTGGTACGTCGCTCTCCTTGAGTGTCTGTACCCCTAGATAGATATGGATTTTCCTCTTCCAATTTTGGCAATTCTGTTTCAGCTCTTACTGTTGCATtctccaatttagatattcccacatccTACTCACAAGTTGTCCAGCATGATTGTTGGTGacaagctatgcaagaagaaattgccgctctagaggccaatcacacctgggacattgagccgtgtcctcccaccattgttcctctagGTTGTAAACAGGTTTACTCAATCAAGGTCCAATCTGATGGAAGTCTAGATTGTTACAAAGCTCGACTTGTTGTGCTTaggaataatcaggaatatggtgtcaattatgaagagacctttgctcctgtggctaagatgactactgttcgTACGATTCTAGCTATTGCTGCTTCTAGTGATTGGTCACTACATCAAATgaatgtcaagaatgcttttcttcatagggatcttaaagagtgtatttatatgaagccatcttcgggcttgtttccctctccgatttcacatgtgtgtaagcttcatagctctctttatggtctcaaacaagctccgaggacctggtttgataaattttgcaccactttattacaattttcacccaagtaaagcaagtatgacacttcattgtttctttgaaaatcagACAtaggtattgttgttcttttggtttatgttgatgatactGTGATTACTAGTTccgattctgctttacttgctcaACACAAAACTCAtctctcagagtcctttcatatgaaagatcttgagtctctcacatattttcttggtcttgagatGAATCGTAATCCCTctggtatttcactcaatcaacataagtatgctagtgacttggtggctaTAGCTGGCCTTCAGGagggtacttctgttgatacccccatggaattaaatgtcaaaattcgcaaagaggagggtgacttacttgcTGATCCCAGTTTCTACCAGAAGTTGATAGGTAGTCTTGcatatctcaccattactagaccggACATTTCATTTGCTATACAGCAAGTCAGCCAGTTTCTTCAGACTCCTCATCATCTTCATTTGGTTGTTGTTCgtaggatcatacgctatgttcagggcacttctagccgtggtttattcttccctaCAGGCAATTCTACTCGTCTTGGTGCTTAtagcgatgctgattgggctAGTTGTGTGGATACACATcgctccatcactggttggtgtgtgttcttaggtgatgcattgatctcttggaagagtaagaagcaagacagagtttctaagtcatcgacAAAATCTGAATACCAGGCGATGTCTCCTGCTTGTTCTaaaattatttggcttcgaggTTTTCTAGCTGAGCTAGATCTTTCCGAgaccgatcctacacctctacatgctgataatacaagtgctatccAGATCACAGTCAACCCTGTCTATAATGAGCGcacaaagcatattgaagtcgatctatccgtgaagcatttgaagctcatgttatcactcttccatatatttccactgaattacaaattgttgatatcttcaccaaggctctcactcgtcattgacattgcttcctaagtagcaaattaatgcttgttgatcaacccgcatcaatttgaggggggctatcaacggaacagcaaacagcaaaagatttatttccttatttcagcccacaattatttccttatttctccattcattattatgtacagttagcatatatttagtttacagtATAGGGCTtaacagattatagtttacatgtatagggctagaatcatgctagaacttagtatagcattcttgtaaagtctatatataatatacaaaactcaaggccaaaccattcggccattcacacaatactttgacactTTGTACCTTGTTAGTTTTGCCTCGAGTTCTAACCCTTCTACAACTGGCTCTTCTATTTCTTCCTTCAATTTCCTGCGTGCCTATCTTTGTTTCTCTTCTTGCCATTGCCTTCTGCTCCCGCTCTTTTATTTTCTAATGAAGTTTTGCCAGCTTTTTTGCTCTTGCTTGCACTCTTGTCCCCGCTCTCTGCTCAGCCATTTCCTTTGCCTTGTCTGCAACCCACTGAAGCTGTTGGACAGCCATCTCCTCTTTTAATTTATCATAGCTATCCCACTCTAGCTCTTGTTGATCAGTTCCCCCTTTCTTGGCTGCATCTGCAATACTTTCCATCCATGAAAAATAGAGCCTCTCCCTTAACCACTTCCACTTCAAACGCTGTCCCCAAATACGTCTTAGCGAAGACTGTATCCTCGCCTCGCTCTGTTCACTGCAAGAATCAGGGTTCAACTCCAAACTTATGCTGGGAGAAATAACTTGCTTGACATGGTATTGACTTCAGCAGGAAAAAATTTATTAAGGCGCCATGGTTTTAAAATCCAGACGAATAACCAAGTAGTTGGTCAGGTTGTCAAATTAGTGGGTCAAAGTTGAAAAGGTGATATTATCGTGATGacacacaacaaaaacaacaGATTGCTACCCATAACACTTTCTAGTCAATTAGAAACAAAAATAACTAATAGCAACATCTAGGATAGTATTTCTATTATTgttaaaatattcttaaaacttattgttattattaataattGTACAAATATTAGACTGTAGTAAGAAAACAATTAATTCAACTAAagttttaactatggataagcaaGTTAACGGTTTGATTGATCCATATACACGTATAAGGTTTAATGTATATGCGAACAATGTTGTGTATATGATATGTTTCAATAATAATTTTATCCTCTTGAAAGGGTGTAGTGGTTACTCTTCCTCTGCTTCCGCCAGGTTTGGGTTTCAATTCTACTCAGGAACAGTGGCATTATTTCTTGTTGGAGGGACCAGGACAAACCCACCAGTCAATTAAATCTGACCAGGCTATTCCGCATTGCCTGATTTCATCAACTTTGACCCCCGGTTTACTTAAATCTAGTTTTCTACAATATCTGAACCCATTAAAGAACCAGTCTTACCATATTCCAGTTTGATCCAGCCTGAGTGGTCTAGGTTTTATAACTATGCCAAGGACCCAAGAGTGCCTAGGGACACTTagcatcattttttatttttaactcaAAGGTCCATCAGAAACCATACTCAATGAACAAATAGTTATAATTGTGTTCCCCCCCCCTCCactccaaaaataaataaataaataaataatgtacTATGCATAACCAGTGAAGTACTGCACAATATGAAGTCATCATCTTTCAGAGAGATTCAAAGGTCCACCTTGGCATGTGCTAGTGTTTTTTTGGCATCACAACCACCAACAGTAACCTAGTTCTAATTAATGTTCTTGTTAGGAAAATTCCTTAAAACAAGACACATATCCTAAGCAAGTAATCACCATTTTTCTGGCACTCGTGTAATTAACAAGAATACCATGTTTGGACAACATTTCGAAATCTCAATTTAAAATGATTCCATCAAGATATGGCTGCCCACCACAGACACAGATAATGTACAAATTCTCATCCCTAACAGTAACTCTCATTTTAATAGTGACCTCATTAGGAAAATTGCTGAAAATATGACATGCATCCTAAGCGAATAATCATCATTCTTTTTGCCAATCATGCAATTAGGAACCAGAAGTTGCATGTTTGGACAATATTTTGGATCCCATTTTAAAAGACAAACTCCATCATGGAATGCCGCATTTTCTTACTATGAACAGAGAAAAATGTATAGATTCTGATCCGTCAAGCCATGCACCCTTTGGGGAACTATAATTTTAATCTAAAAACAATTGGAAGCCAATTATTTTTGCTTTCAAACACATGCATATCAATAGTTACAAGCTTCTGTGCATAAATTCAATTCTTCTGATGTGACTAAAGTTTGGTTCAAACGCTACATTCTTGGTACACTTGGGCTAGATGCAAGTTTATAACCAAAACTTCACTCAAACATGCACTTTGTAACCTTAAAATGACCCACTATTTTACTTCTCAATCCTGATTTTAGCAGCACATGGTACCCTTGAGGCTTGAGGACATACAGGGAGTGCAGTTTACCATTTCGGTAGAGTACAAATTGTGCAATAACACCACAAATATGAGTATTGCATGCACAAGTGATTCTTCTACAAGAAGGAGATAATAAAAGTACCTATGTGCATAGGAGAATTCAGACATCTTTTTTCTAACCTGAAAGATGCAAAGGGAAAAAGTGTCCTCAAGAAGAACCAAGGGAGTGATAAAGAATACAAAAGCTTCTTATTCAGTGCTCAATACTCATGTAATagtaatgatgatgatgatgagaagaaagaaagataaaaagaaaaagaaagaatgaaagGAGGACATGATACATGAAAAACCTTTTGTTTGAGTTATAAATTGCAATAACATTGCAAACAATAAACATGAGGAACCATGTATAAAACCAAAATTTGCTAAACAGTCCTCCCACTTGATTGTTACTGATTTATTCAACAATATCCATGTGGATTAAACAGaaaagaaaatgtaaaaaaaatgatGTAAAAATATTGACTGATTCTTACTTTACTTCACCTTAGGGTCTTTCAACGCTTCTATTGTTCTCAGTTTTATCAGTTCACAAGTCTCTACATGCATAATAAGATCTTAAGAATTAACAACCAGGACGCACGTTAAAAGCTCAAagatatataataaaaattaaaaaagaaaaaagaaaaaagaaaaggagttaCCAGCACCATGAGTTCTGCCTTTATTCCACGGGACTCTCCCTTTGTTTGCTAGGcctatctttcttcttttttgaatTTCCCTGTAAGACATGTCAGACCCAAAATAATCCTCTAATTGAACCTCGTTGTTCAGAGTTTTCTCAGGAAAATCTGTCCTAAAGTCCAATTGGTAATGCTTGCCAACTTCTGATGTCTCTCCAGCATCAGTACTAATTGGCACTGCTGTCAGAGAAGGAACACCACTGCATGAACGAATAAAGACAGATGATGGAGACATGATCTTGCAAAGGGACTTGTGAAGATTAGATTGCATCATGTTTGATTGATAATCTGCGCATCCCAATACCGCATCAAAATGGGGGCGTAAAAGGATGTCTGGAATGAGAGGCGGGTGCAAAGCAGACAATCTCCtgataaaatttcaaattcaagatTAAGGAGAAAGAAATACCCTATGAACAAACCTCCCACACAATATTGAGGGTTTAGGGAGGGCAAGAGGTACATAATCTTGCCTTGACATTTGCAGAGGCTGTTTCACCCATGATGTTTCAAGTTTGGGTGTAACAGCCTTACAATCAGATAAAGGCTCAcaccggaaaaaaaaaaaatttactttatcCCTAAAAACAAGAAGGAACCACCCTGCTGCAGAGTCACTCATCAACATTCAAACTACtcatcaaaaatatatttataccaACCTATTGCCATGTACAATCTGCACAAATTTATTCGTACATGAAAATTTGATATATCTTTGCGTGTTTCCTTCAATGCAGGACAGGATTAATCATCCAAACAAATTACCAGAATTCAATTATGAGCCAGGAATTCAAGAGAAGAGAAACAACTGTGTGCTTCCTGTCTTTCCAGGAATTCACTAAAATGCCATAAATAGCAGAGTCACTCCAATTGGTAAGGCAGGATAAATCATTCAAATGAATGCATTATTGGATAGGTCATTTAAACAACTTGTCC
It encodes the following:
- the LOC131146629 gene encoding uncharacterized protein LOC131146629 isoform X1; translated protein: MPHLHLRLSALHPPLIPDILLRPHFDAVLGCADYQSNMMQSNLHKSLCKIMSPSSVFIRSCSGVPSLTAVPISTDAGETSEVGKHYQLDFRTDFPEKTLNNEVQLEDYFGSDMSYREIQKRRKIGLANKGRVPWNKGRTHGADLIMHVETCELIKLRTIEALKDPKVRKKMSEFSYAHSEQSEARIQSSLRRIWGQRLKWKWLRERLYFSWMESIADAAKKGGTDQQELEWDSYDKLKEEMAVQQLQWVADKAKEMAEQRAGTRVQARAKKLAKLH
- the LOC131146629 gene encoding uncharacterized protein LOC131146629 isoform X2; the protein is MPHLHLRLSALHPPLIPDILLRPHFDAVLGCADYQSNMMQSNLHKSLCKIMSPSSVFIRSCSGVPSLTAVPISTDAGETSEVGKHYQLDFRTDFPEKTLNNEVQLEDYFGSDMSYREIQKRRKIGLANKGRVPWNKGRTHGADLIMHVETCELIKLRTIEALKDPKVRKKMSEFSYAHSQGKGSWAWSALCSVMVEQFEESAETVFLINMLSNLKDNQEFVPAIWVLP